A region of the Osmia lignaria lignaria isolate PbOS001 chromosome 5, iyOsmLign1, whole genome shotgun sequence genome:
GCGTTTTTGTGGAAACAAATATTGGATAAATTTGATTACTGACTTGATATTTTGAAAGGGGTTGTATCATGAACGAAAAGTAATACAAAGTcataattcatttaataattctaattgcACATGGATTTCATTGATTATTTGAGGAAACAAATATTAGATTTTTATTACTGACTTGATATTTTAAAAGTGAttgtaataaatgttaatatcatgaatgaaaagtaatacaaaatcataattcatttaataattctaattgtaaaaaatacacatggattttccaatatttttaataaattactgTGTCATTTATTTTGTCTCCTTCGAATAGGGCTACAAAGTATTCCACGAGTTCGACAAGGGCGAAAAGGGCCACCACGATAAAGAGAATCACAAACAGAAGTACGACGAGAAAAAGggtgaagaagagaagaagcacGAGGAAGCGGATCATTACGACGAAAGTCATCACGGCGAGGAGGGTGAGAAAGCGGCGAAATTCGAGGACGAAGGGAAACACCAAAAGGGTTACAGTACCAAAGGAGAGCACAGTATTTTCAAAAAGGTacgtttcaatttatattttaacgaaAAATTTCCATCGTTGTTGCGAACGTAACAGGACGAATACGAGAAGAAACACGATTTTTACGACGAATACCACGAGGATGGGGAACACGAGAAGCATGGAGGTTATCACCATGAACACGAGGGTAAGAAGGGTGGTCACGAGAAGAAGGGTCATACGGATTCCGCTAGTCGCGAGGTTTgttcaaagaaataattttccaGCAATTTCAACAGTATTTCAAAAAccaaatatttgaaattcttcGAGAATTTATTGTcttaaaatattgaaactaaTTAAAGAACGAATTATCAGGATCATCACGGTAAAAAGAAGAAGCACGAGGAGGGTCATCATCATCGCAATCAAAAGGGTCGTAAAGTGGAGGAAGGTCACGATAGTCATCATCAGCATGGAAAGAAATACGGAAAGAAAGGTGGACACGAATCGGGAAAGAAATGGTTGGCTAGCAGTGGTCATTGAACGATGAACTCtccgacggcggaccatggagagagactccAATTTTAAACTACTTCTGCATTTCACGCTATTTTCTCGGGATGTATGAaactttttcctttaaaaattatgcatttacCTTAAAGTTAACATCCTCGTATattttttgtaagtttgggtcgcgattgacccaggctccgttgttcaagggtCGAAAACCCTGTTTTACTTTTATATCCTATTTATCGACTAGTCATAACAATGTACTTCGTTAATTAtacttgaaaatataataatgaagaGGAAAATAAGCTCGATATTTTATGTGCTTAATTTTCTTCCTAATATTCGAGGTAAACGCGAGATTTATTTATTCCCGATGGAAAAGCAAGCGCCTTTGTGCACTTTCATCGAAACGGAAGGTATTTCCGTTAATCCCGGCGAAATTCCTGAGAAAACCAGTGCGTCATCTTTCCTATGAACCCTCCGTTCGAGGGTTGAAGCGCAAAGGGGAGCATAATCGAAGCTGGAAGCGGAAATCACGCGTAAATACCACTGCAGGTGTGTGGAATTGTATCTGTCGGGTTAATGGACTTAATAAGCACAATTCTAGCTGAACCTCGCTGAAACTTGTCTCGCTATTATTCCTATTATATTCCACTATGCATTCGTtgcttaatttgaaaaattttcccaaTCAATTCGAGCCTTAAACATTTCATTCCCAGAAATTAAACAGTGAAATTAAATCCTTGAAAATTACCATaaatatttcagattttttttttaattaaaaatatacacaATAGACGTATGAATAGGAACTTCTTTTTATATTGATGCCAGACGTTTTAATATCTGTACTAACAATGTTGATGAACGAAATAATTACTGAAATATCCCTGCTAATGATGGGTGAAAGGTGGGTTGAATGAAGGAGAGCTTAAGAAGTGATTGAAGAAATCGAGCACAGTATTTCGCGACATTCCTTAAGGTATTTAGAGGTTTCAACGCGTCTCGTTGTTGAATATTAATGAACCGTATTCTTTTCCTAAGAACATCGTTGTTGTTTCATTATCAGGCTTCGCAGATATTaataaagtgttaattaaattttaactaccttcgtttaaaaatttcggTCCATTCGCTGAGTTGAATGAAATTTGATAATTGATCTAAAAGATGAttgattagaaaattttagGCATTTGAACGGTAAAGGGTTGTAATAACGCAAGACGGAAGTTCGTCATTGGTAAACGAAGAAATTGACGAAACATCGTCGGTCAGGGCAATCGATCAAGCAAGAAATCGTTTACGTTCCGTGTTGGCGTGAAAAGTGAAAATCCTGGCGTGAAATTGGCTACGGTCCGCTAACGCGTTCCATTGTCGCGATCTGAATCGACTCGCGAGATTGCAAGTCTTCCTACGATAGGAAGCCAAACGTTTCGTATCGAGCTTCTTCGTCGTTCCATAACAGCGAGAAACGATACAGTGCGGAGCAGATAGTTAATTAACTTTGCTAAACATAGCATCCGAGATCGCTCGATATAAATGTTATACATTTCATATTATCTTCCCTTCGTCGTATCGACCATTTGCATAGGTATTATCTACAAACTTTTACCTTTAAATTGATGAGTTGTAAGTGCCATTTTgttatacttttctgtcatgaaattgtgattGACTTTGCACCTCTCGAAATTAGTCATGTGAACAAAGTACGAATTTCACTCGCAAAGATTAACAATTATTCactgtatattaaaaatatttaaaaatgcttTGGATAGTTATTTTTGGCaagctttaagctttaaattgacacGGCACAAGTGCTATTTTCTtacacttttctgtcatgaaattgtaatAGACTTTGCACCTCACGAAATTAGTCATTTGATCAAAGTACGAATTTCACTCGCTATGATTAAAAATCATTCACtgtacattaaaaatatttaaaaattctttggaTAGTTATTTTTGGCaagctttaagctttaaattgacatGGCACAAGTGCTATTTTCTtacacttttctgtcatgaaattgtaacGGACTTTGCACCTGttgaaataaatcatttgaacaAAGTACGAATTTCACTCGCAAAGATCAACAATTATTCactgtatattaaaaatatttaaaaatgcttTGGATAATTATTTTTGGCaagctttaagctttaaattgacacGGCACAATTgctattttctttcacttttctgtcatgaaattgtaatAGACTTTGCACCTCTCGAAATTAGTCATTTGATCAAAGTACAAATTTCACTCGCTATGATTAAAAATCATTCACtgtacattaaaaatatttaaaaattctttggaTAGTTATTTTTGGCAAGCTTTAAACTGTAAATTGACACGGCACAATTgctattttctttcacttttctgTGATGAAACTGTGTTAGACTTTGTAGATATCAAAAACctgcaatttcttttttcctttttaaacgCAACATTGAAACAATACCTAATCTGATTCAAGAAAAATTCAGCGTCTAAAACAGTTAATTGGATCATGATTTCTTACAAAATTCGACAGTCAACCCCTCGgctaaaagaaataaatagaaagaaGTGACCACAGTACGAGGTTCTTGCGCAACATTCAGTCGAAACTTCAGGATGTTTAGTTATTCAATCTAATGGAGTGGTAATCTTATGTAACCCTTAGAGAAAGTAGGAAGCTGAATCATTAGATCGATCAATGCGAATCGGGATCGCGGCGAATCGAGTCCTTTGATCGAAGTTTACCTCCTAATCGCTGTGAAATTGTCATATCATTCGGGAATGACTTTCTGAAACGCGAAAACACGCGATATAATTGCCTGCTTCGGCTAGAATCGTTGTTCAGTCTTCGTCGTGTTCTCGAAGAGCCATGCGAGTGCAGGGAACATTGGCTGGCATAGTGCTGCTTCTTCTACTTAGCACGGTAATATTTTCGGAAGCTTGAATCAACTTTGTAACCGAATAAACGAAAATACAAgagtgtaattttaattaaaaacaattcatttttattcgaatatatttttattttagtggaaATGAAAGTGTCGGCCGAAAGCacctaattataattataactgttctcttttcttctctgtAATTAGCGAATATTAACttggaatattaaatttagaaaattggaataaaaaaagaatctaaaattaaattcaaaataaaaatcaaagaaattcaTCGTTGAAgggataattttataaaaatgtaatttcagtgttagaataaaaaagaatctaaaattaaactcaaactaaaaatcaaagaaattcaTCGTTGAAGGGATAATtccataaaaatgtaatttcagTGTTTAATATTTGACCGataaagttaattttttatagACAACAAGATCAGCGACACTAAATGGAAGGATTAAATCAAAGAGAGAAGCCACAAACACCACAGAAACGATCCCTTTAAACGATAATGTCAAGAAAGAAACTCCCAAAATCCTAGTTCCTTACAACTCTGGCAAAATCAACGAGGACTTGCTGCCACTGGCAGACAGTCAAAATGCTGGTTCAAAAGAGGACGATGTTCGAACGAGCGGGGATCAACAGGTGGATCAGTCACGAACGGTGTTGATCGAAGATATAGAGGACATGGAGGATGCTTTGTCTATCCTGGAATACGAACCGCAAAAGATAAACAAGAAAGATAAAAGGAAGATCTCTGTTCCTTATAAAAATCCTGGTAAGTAATATCcttgaatttcaattaattcatcTTCGACAACTAAAGTTCCCTTTTTCAGAACAATTTGACAGTGAAAATAAGGAGCCAGTTCCCACAGTGATTGGCAATACCTATTATGACCCAGTTATTACAAACACGaagaaaatttcaacaataCCAAGATACTATTCGAATTCTAGTCAAGAAGGTCCAATACCATCAGACAGTGAATCAGGATCGAAATCCAAGGACACAGAATACCCATACCCAGTGTCCACTCACAGGTCCTATAAATCAAAGTCATCGAAAAATCGACCATCGTTAAATTCACCAGAAGaaagaaagcttgaaaatccACCCACAACGTCGATTACTCTTCCACCCAGACCATACTCTTCATCGAATGAACTGAATAAACAGAGACACCATGTAGATCCAGCAGTCACCCCATCAAGCAATCTTCAATCCACAAAATCAATTAGAAAAAAGAAGATTCGTAAACGTCCTCGTGACAAAGTAACAAACAATGAAAACAGTAATAATAGAAACAAATCAAGACGTTTGGGACCATCGTCTTCAGCCAAAGTGAATCAAGAAAATAATTTGGAGAAGTTAAACGTCGAAGGTTCACCCAGTCCTGATAGAGGATCTATTAATCAGTCGAATAATAAGGACGAAGAACAGCTGAGCAGGGTGATTGAGCCTATAAGAAGTCCTTTGGGTGGTTCAAGCAGAAGGTCGTATGAGAAGAAGCATATCAAAGAAGAACATCCTATTAGGGATGAGAGTCCTTTGTCTTCTGTGGATGAAGATAAAGTTTCTTCTTATGGAGGTTATTATAATTCACCTTTGGAGGATCAGATTGTGTACAAAGATGAACCCCAGTTGGGTATTGAGGACCTGACTGTCACTCCATCGAGTTTGGAGGTTTATGAAAATGATAGAGGTTCGAGTacttatcaaaatgttaagacctcGGTGACACCAAGTTTGAAGGTTCATAGGGATcataagaatatttataaaaatgttaggACCTCTGTGACACCATCGTCGAGTTTCCAGGATTATGGGGATGATAAGAGTCCAGTGATTCCAAGTTTGAGGTCTCATGGAATCCTGAAGGGTACGAGTGTCTATGAAAATGCCAGGACCTCTGTGACACCATCGTCGAGTTTCCAGGATTATGGGGATGATAATAGTCCAGTGACTCCGAGTTTGAGGTCCCATGGAATCCTGAAGGGTACGAGTGTCTATGAAAATGCCAGGACCTCTGTGACACCATCGTCGAGTTTCCAGGATTATGAGGACCATAAGAGTCCAGTGACTCCGAGTTTGAGGTCCCATGGAATCCTTAAGGGTACGAGTGCCTATCAGAATGCTAGGACCACCTCTGCAACACCGAATTTTGAAGACTACGAGAACAGTAACGCGCCAGCTAATTCAAGGATCTCCAAAAACGTGCCCCTATCAACCTTGGAATCTTACCAAGTGATCGACGAAAATAGCAGAGTGCCAACAGTGACCCCATCGATCCCCGTTTTCCACACAGTGAAGGCTCCCACTGTCACTGTGTACGCTGTTGGCCCAGCTGGATCTACAAATCGTCCTTACGTCCCGACTTTACCGGCCCAGCGTTTCGAAGCCAGCACCTGGGCGCCTAAAACGAAGTACAAACGGTTAAGAGAGGCCGAGGTTGACGAACAAGATGAGAGGAGAAGTTCTGATGTAGGCGAAGTGGCTACGAACCTGGGAGACGAGGAACCTGAGGAATCTAAAGAGAGTCGAAGAAGTTACGAAGACGATACCTCGACTGAACATAGGGCTGATGATTATCATCAGAATATTAGACAGATGTATAGGAACAAAGGAAATCATGGTCACCATAATGGAAGATATGCACAGAAATATGATGAACAGAATGATGATGTTCAAGCTGAGGGTACGCATGGTGAGGAGAAGTATGAAGCTTCCAAAGAGGGTGCAGGTGATGGTGGAAAGGGTAAAGGAGGCAAGGGTGAGTTCGAAGAGGGTGCAGGTGGGAAACAGGAAGAAGGACACCACGAGGTCGAAGACGAGAAAGGGGAGAaggtgatatttttaattttttatattaattagtttttatttcttatagttcaatttggaaaatttttttagaaaatatagggtgattcattttttatttttctacaggGCTACCAGAGCTGGCACGAGGAGGAGAAGGCGAATAAGGGTCACCACGATAAGGAACAGCATAGCAAACATTACGAGGAAGAGGATGCTAAGAAAAAGGAACACAAAGAGGACGGAGAATACCATGAGGAGCATCAGCAGGGTGAAAAGGGGGAGAAGGCTGCAGAATTTGATGAAAAGGGCCAACATCAAAAGGGTTACAATACGAAGGGTGAACACTCTGTGCACAAGaaggtatttatttattaacccttGCAATTTTTCCACCCCTGAAAAGTAAGGgctaattatgataataatatttattttcactattttttGGTAATAGGACGAGTTTGAGAAACGAACCGAGTTCTTCGACGAGTTCCACGAGGGCGATGACATTGAAAAGGAGGGCGAATTCCATCGGGAACACGAATCATCGAAGGGTGGCCACGAGAAAGTGGGTCATCTCGATAAAGCCGACCACGAGGAGCATTATGGCAAGAAAGGAATGCACGAAAATGGTAAACATTATAACGAAGAAGAAGGGCATAAGGTGAAGGAAGGCAAAGAGGCTCATTATGGACACGAAGACATGCATGGAGGGAAGAagggacaagaagaagagaagaaatggGCGTACAAAAAAGGTGATGATGGAGGAGATGGTAAAGGTGGTGAAAAAGATGGAGAAGATGGAAAAGGTGGTGAAAAAGATGGCGGTAAGGGCCATGAGTCTGATCATTAATCtaattttgttgaatttttacaaaaataataaattgttataGCAAAGATTCTTAATAATACACTGTttgaaataattagaattttataaacgaaaattgattttctaattttaaagcAGTGTATCATTaagaatttgttaattttgttaTGTTTGCAACTAGAGTGTCTGTgttgaataatgaatttaagGAAGGTTTTAGAAGAAATTGTGAAATTAATTGTCACCTTGATATTTATCAAACAGAAGACTTCTATGCTCAACAGACGATAGAAATACTTATTATTTGTTAGCTGGTTTTTAATAAACGTTCGAATGGCGGAGCTGGTTTTCGCGTAGCTCGAAAAGGACGAGGTTCACGAAGCTCAATTTCATTTCACTTAGACACGACGATGTAATTCATTCGTTTTACCCTAATACCAAGATAGCCAGTCTTGTTTCTTCGTTTCCACAATTTCCTGTATAAGAAGAAACGCCTGTGAAAAATGAACGTCTGCGTGGAAAGTGCGCTGAGAAGGTCAGTGCAATCCAGTAGACAGAAGGTAAGTAAGGTCAGGGGTGGTTTAAGAAAGACCTTGTTCTGTAATTTAAAGAACATCTGGAGACTTCAATTGCAACCAATGAAAATATTGTTACGATTttgagagaagaaaaagagatgGAATTTTTATGCAACGTAGGTTACAGcaacatttcatttcttttatttgatAGTAATTACTTGAAATTACAAACTTTTAAACCCGACTTGCGAAGATGAAGATAAAGAACCATCGATTTCCCATTTAAACtgattattaacaaaatagaGGATGAGCAGTATTGGGATCGATGCTCTAGAAACAGGTAAGTGCAAGTGCAAGTGCAAGGATGCACTTCATAAATGCAAATGCAAGTGCAAGGATGCACTTCAAAAATGCAAATGCAAGTGCAAAGATGCACTTCAAAAGTGCAAGTGCAACTGCATCGTTGCatttaagaataaaattaaaaaatgagatTTCTGTTCGATTGGACAAtcatacaagaatattaacttaaaattaaatgtataatttctaaacgaaagagtttGATATATTGGAAGTATAATTTTTAGAAGAAGGTAATAGTTTttagagaaattgaaattggggctctctttatggtccgccgtccgaaagtTGACACATTCAGGGATGCAGTGAAAATATCAATGTATAGTCAGACACGTGGCTATTACCAAATTTTAGAAGAACTAAAACCGTCACCCGAAGGTTAATTGTATCAAGTGGAAAAAAATTGTTCGGAAGTCGAAAGTACCCCAATTTCAAAGTTCCTACCACCCCTTTGTTAAATTTATCTAAATGACAAGAAAAATAATCTCGAGAGCTGGAAAAATTCTAAATCAGCTACCCAGAATCACAATTAATCATAATAAAAAAGACACACtgagagagaaaaataaaaaacaacccCATCTCGGTGTCGATCATCCCGACTCCAAGCATCCACCTCCCTCGTCGAATTAATCGAAATAATCCTAAAAAACATCACCGTTTCAAGGATCTTTCACGAAACAAAACTTAATCTCGATTCGTCTGAAACTTTTCGACTTTGTTCATCCCTCGCATTTTCTCGCACCCGTCACCTTTCATTTCAATATCGATCCAGCTTGTTATTAGTTTCGAAATCTCACGATTCCAGCTGAGAGAGTCGCGGATGCCGGCGACAGGTGATTTACAATCGTCCACCGGTATCGGCTCCTTTTCGAATAAGATAAAGAGCTAGCAGGCCGTTGTTGAAAAGTGATTTACGCCAACGCTTGGCATCCGAGCTGATCACACGGATATTGCCTATCATTAGTTCGTTCAGAGGGATGAGCCTCGTGCGAAGAGACACCGGTTTCCGCTTCGGCCATCCTGCTATCGTCACGTACTACAGAACGAACGCGTGCCTCGTCAACGGTCGCATACAATAAAAGTGATAATCGTTATCGTCGCAACCTCTTTCCTACTCTGTTTGATAATTTACCATCGATTTCGGATCGATGCTTCTCACGCGTGCCATCGTCGCTATGACGGTATTTAATGTTCTCCACCGAAGATTAAAATTATCATTGAATTTTGCTTGTAATTTTTTAGACACATTCTTgtgtttgaaaaattgtgagAGCTCATATTTTGTTAAAGTACCATTTTAGGGGCCATTTTTATAAAAGGGTTGCAAACGTCAAAAAAgcgttaaatattgaaatttctaagGAAATTACTCTCCAAAAAGTACCATTTTTGGGGCCATTTTTATAAAAGGGTTGCAAAAGTCAAAAAAGCGTTAAATATTGACATTTCTAAGAAAATTACCCTGAAAAAAGTACCATTTTTGGGGCCATTTTTATAAAAGGGTTGCAAAAATCAAGAAAgcgttaaatattgaaatttctaagGAAATTACTCTCAAATTTGACTTAATAATCGTGAATACCGATCTCCTAGTATTTTAAATATCCATGTTTGATATAAACAGAGATCTAATACTCTGGAAAGTGAGAATTCATGTAGACTCGATGTTTGCTCGATAGGGGATGATAAAACTTCATACAAATGTTTGACCAGGTTATCATTAATAGAGAAAAGATCAGTCAAAGTAAATCAGCGGAACGATTAGAatctttatttaacattttatcagaAAACAAATTATACGTTCACCTGTTTTTATCTGAAAAATGCCGGATTAATCTTCTGCTTTTAAACAACTGATTTCTTTTATATCCTTTAAGAAGAGCCACCCTCTTTCGCGATATTAACTTTAAAAGAATTCCTAAGCTTTTGATGGACCTTCCACGTATttcatctaaaaaaaattacctcctcttaattttgaattttaattaatttcaacgcCTAAATAAGCGATATAATGCATTCTTCAAAATCACCCCTCGTTATAAAAAGAACAAACAGAAgaacaggaaaaaaaaatatgtcagTATAAATAGAGTTCTTGAAACAACAGTTTTGTTTTCTCTGTTCAGAAACTTccccataataaattttctacccCATCTTCTCGATAATAGAAGCCTGTGTGTTCCACCCTCTTACTATGTTTCACTGGCAAACATCAGCCTTCTTTGAAACCAATCCACCCACTCGTATTCGTCTCGCAAAAACTCCCATTGACGTATTGTGATGTTAAAGTCACCTGTTTCACTTTTTTACCCAAATCGATGCACATCCGAAGGGCAGACCATTATTGACGGTTCGTCGACAGAGGTTAAAGATGTACATATGCACCCCCCTACGATGATATACGGCCTCGTTCATTGTACGAGGGTAAATTCCTTAAATCCTCACCAACGGGGAATCGAATAAATTGAATTCATACAGGGATTGTTTAGTTTTCATTGCATTGCTCGGTTATGACCGAACGGGATGCGATTCTCCGTGGTGATTGatgtatttattaatacagATCTTGTTTGATAAGCTTGATTCGTGttaaaatatctattttatgcaattgagatttttcattttatcttctGGAATCGAAATACCCAATTTCTGATCATTTTTTCACGTAAATCGTTTCGTTAGATTAATTATAAAAGAGAGagaataagaaatgaaatatctaattgtttatatgtaatttttcattaaaacatttttttgttattataaataaaaa
Encoded here:
- the LOC117607853 gene encoding uncharacterized protein LOC117607853 — protein: MIKIIKMRPEVGFVGLILFIILFMDDCSAGKKIIKVPDDFRYKEDLETAATEHKDESKREEKGGGTKYQEDHHEADEEKGDKGYKVFHEFDKGEKGHHDKENHKQKYDEKKGEEEKKHEEADHYDESHHGEEGEKAAKFEDEGKHQKGYSTKGEHSIFKKDEYEKKHDFYDEYHEDGEHEKHGGYHHEHEGKKGGHEKKGHTDSASREDHHGKKKKHEEGHHHRNQKGRKVEEGHDSHHQHGKKYGKKGGHESGKKWLASSGH